CATGTTCTTGTTCAAAATGAATTAGatctaaatttatgtattttattgtttttaattctgttttttctttttttatttaattaaaattgataaattatttaaaaaaaaattagatgctgatgtggctttttttataatattttaattccttcGTCAGCCACGTCAGATATTTCTGTCGGTTGACTGACAAAAAGGACGAAAATaacacgcgttaattggtttagggactaaaagtggtaaaattaaaatgtagggaccaaaatggaaaaaagccaaaatgtagggactaaaaatgcATTTACGCCTTTAACAATTGTATGAGTTATTGCACTGTCTACTAGACAAAATTATTTACTAGTCATCTTGGAATTAATTTTTACTCGTAAGACCCATGCCACTTCATATAtgcaaaacataaattaaactttattgctttaaatgtaaataaaacatatcaaaataaaaatacttattaTAATGTgataatatagaaaaaaaattaaattggtaTGGACATTTCCATCACCAATCaagttatcaatttttccaTCATCCTTAGAGAAATCAGAGACATCAAGATGAGTTATATCAACTCCATTTGAAAGGTCAAGAGAGTTCACGGGATCTTCACGATCATTATGATCAACAAAGTTCATTTCAATTCatttccccttttcttttatGGAGGCTTGGTACAAATTTACCAAATGTTTAGGAGTACAACATGTACGTGACCAATGACCTTCCATACCACACCTATAACACTTATTTTCATGGCCCTTTGATGGTTTATTTTGTAAACCCTTTCCATTTTTATTCTTCTGATGGTAAGGTGTGTTATTCCTTTTTGAATAATTATGATTACTACAATCTCTATATTGGTTGTTCCAACCATGTCCACATTCACACCCACGATCATTATTTCCTCCATGTTTTTCAAATGAGGTTTCATTCGCTTCAGGGAATTGGGTAGAATTGTTTGGGTGagattgatggttttttttttttttttttctaataggAAAAGCTCATTGTCTTGTTCAACCACTAGAAGACTATTAGttcaaaatacttttttgaACTTATGCTCTCAAAATTGTTGTTGTAGAAGCACATTTGAGGCATCATATATGTGTCTTCTATCACATAATTTAATTATGGGCTATTTTTAAATTGCCAAATTATAAATCACTTGCACTTTTGGATTATTGCAACTTCAAGTGCACATCATATTGAGCTTTTACAATGATCAAGTTCTTCTGGAACTTGTATTTCTCCCACAAATTTATGGGATCTTTTATTATAAAGTACTCACTTTTCATGGAGATgatggaaaataaaaatcattgtttTTATGCAATCCTGCTAGGATTCATGGTTGCCATCCATAATAATATCTCCAGGATTTATTATATGAACATGGATCTCATCAAGTATCCTTGatacataattagtttattaatttatatcCAAAATTAATAGACATGTGTcacatataaatttaatatgcttaagataaaaattaaaataatattacatttaGCAAGAAACCAATAAGATTATAATCCATTaaataaacactaaaaattttTAGCATAAAATAATGTGATGACAAATAAATAGGATAATTATTAATTCTTAGAAAGAAAACTTACAGTAAGTTAAGAGAACTACACAAATAATCTTTGATGTTTGAAGAacaattaaaatacaaattccTTTACAAAATTAGGTAGAGACTCGTGCTGATAAcgtattataaattaaaatgaatactAAGAAGATAAAGAAATGCATAGAGAAGATAGTATATAAACTTTATTCTTTAAGTGGTCATCCACATAAATTATTATCTATCTTGAATTCAAGTGTCTTGTAACTTCATACAtttacaacataaatgtaattttttttaaaaagaaattgtaaatgTAATTAATAAGAAGAGAGATAATGAAGATGCTATTAATTAGGTACGAATTTAATAATGATGTAGAGAATactgttttctttttaaccaTTAGATCTTATGAAAATCAATGGCTAGAAAAAGGTGTAACTTTAACTTGAACCCATATTAAATACTGGGTTCAAGATATATatgttaaaacttttattaaatttttttgtttgattatttaaCAGTTGAATTACATTGTATTTCTATACCACCATTATCAAAACTCAATAACAATCTCAtctaattcttttatttatcaatttaacTCAAGATTGTCTCTCAGTCGCTAAGAAAGTAAGGTCTCCTGCTTCACTTAGGCTTTAAAAGTTTAGTCCCTTCTTTGAAGGAgagttttttttgttaaatctgTCCTCAAAGAGTATCAAAGAATACTCTTCAAGCTAGTGGTAATTTTTTTCATGGGGTATCGGAAATagttctctttttctctccttgGAAATTAGAAATCCTTATTGAAAATTACTAGTGGACAATGGAGCAACTGACTAGGAGCTGGAACAATCTATCATTATCggaaaaagaatggaatggcTTCATCCTTCCAGAAGACCATAGGAGGGGTGAATTTTTGGTtgctgcaaaattctttactTCACGCTTCCTCCAAACGGAAGAGGTAGCTCGAACCTTCAGGCAATTGTGGAGGACTACTAATGGATTCAGAATCAGGAACCAAGGCAACAATATAGTGCTGTTCATGTTTGATAATCTCTCGGATGTGGATAAGATCCTAAAAAGCCAACCATGGAATTTTGATAAGCATTTGATAGTTATGCAAAGGTATACAGGAGATACCCCAGTACAAGAGCTAGAGTTTAAGAAGATTCCATTTTGGGTGCAAGTCCATGACATTCCTACTAGTTCTCAGATTAGGAAAGTGGCAAAAAGTTTGTGTGATACTATGGGAGATATTCAAAAATCCAATGGAGTGGTGGATGAGGATGGAGGTAGTTTCTTTCGGGTAAGGGTAATAATTGATATTACCCTTCCTTTGTGCAGGGGCAAGCTCATTACTCTACCTAGTGGTGAGAAACGATGGGTCAAGTTCAAATATGAGCGACTACCTAGCTTGTGTTATTGGTGTGGGTGTCTGACTCACGACGATAGGGATTGCGACCTATGGATCCAAAGTACTGGTACACTAGCTTTGGATAAGCAACAATTCACTCCTTCATTGAGAGCACCACCTTACACTTTGGTAGGGAAGAATGTTATTTACGTCCCAGGGTACTAAAATAGTAAAGAAGGAAGGGAAAAAGCACAGAGCAGGGGCAAAGGTGGTATCCCGAATGTGGTTCATCAGAATCTAGTCAACTCGTCTCCGATGGAAATCGAACCAATCAGGGAAAAGGAGGGGAGGAATGACAAGCGGACTGAGGAGGCAGTTATGGAATTAAATGCTCAACAGATTTTAGGGGGTGAAATTTATTCGGTGGAGATTATGAGGGACATTCATTCAGTGCCGACAAACCAGGGAACTATTAAGGTTAACGGAAGGAGTTTTAATTTGGGTAGCCTTCCTCAAATTGCTGAATTTGATACGGAATTTAACCACTCTAGCTCAACTTTGGGAATAGATAGGAGTTTGATGGGTGCATTAACTGAGGGTAATAGCACTAACGAAGCCAACTTGAATGCAATTAACACCAATCCGTTAATTTGGGAGAAGAATAACATAGCATCGGTTTCAACCCTAGCCGCCTCCCATCAAACTAATCACGTGATCTCCAACTCAAGGGATGAGCAAAACATATCAACAACTGAGATTAATGTGCAACCAACAAACTTTAGGTCTTGGAAGAGAATTATGCACCAAAGTAACCCTAATGGTGCCGCAGACACTCTTGACTTGGAATAAAAGAGAAAAGCAAGCACGTGCATGGTGCCCACCACAGACTTTCCCTGTAAACGAATGTAAGTGTTGGAAGAGGAAGTTTCATTAGAATTAATAGTGGAGGCTGCAGTGCAGCTCCGCCAAAAGCCATGAGTCTTATAGTGTGGAATTGTCGCGGGCTGGGGAACCTAGTGACAGAGAAGTAGTTTCGTGATTTAACCcgggcaaaagatccctctgtCGTGTTCATTGTCGAGACATGGACGGATGAGGCaaggctaaaaataaaaaataaaacaaatattacaGTTTGATCATATGTTCTTTGTGCTCCGGATTCATCGAGGGGGTGGGCTGGTGTTATATTGGAAGGAAACAATGATTCTAAAAGTAGAGACAGCTTCAAAAAACCATATTAATTGTATTATTGGGAAAGGAAGCAAAGGTGCATGGAGGTTTATTTGGTTTCTATGGTGAACCCAATACTCAGAAGAGACATGAATCATGAGACCTGCTCCGACAACTCAATTCTCAAAATAGTTTGCCTTGGTTGTGCTCGggtgattttaacaaaattttgacAGGGGAAGAGAAGAAAGTTGGTAGTAATCAGGGCCATGCTTAGATGTAGCTGTTTAGGGATGTAATTGATGAATGTGGATTTATAGATATGGGCTTCAAGTGCtgtctgtgtttttttttttttttttttttttctagaaatgGGGATTCTATATGGGAGAGACTAGAAAAAAGTTTTGCTAACAATGATTGGCTAATCCACTTTGGAGGCTCGTCTGTATACCACTTGACTTGCAACACATCTGATCACTCTCCACTCTGGATCCTACCCAAAACTTTGGATATAACAATTTAGGATAAGCCATTTCGGTTTGAAGAAATGTGGCTTGTTGAGAAGGGTTGCACGGATACAGTTCAGTCTGAATGGAATAAGCATAGAATTGAAAATAATGCAACAGGTATTGTTCCTAAAATTGAATTGTGTGGTTCAGCCCTTAAGAAGTGGAGTAGCAGAAACTTTGGAAGTGTCCAAAGAGAATTGCAACTTAAGAAGAAACTACTTGCAAAGGCAAAATTGGAGGCATTGCTTACAGGTGTAAATTTCAAAGCAAGAATGCTCAAGGGTGAGATGAATGATCTactggagaaagaaaaaagaatgtgGTTTCAACGTTCATGTTTTGGAGTGCTATCGaaggcaaccaaaaataaaacctatactcctaaaaatacaTGTAGTGGTGTGAGTAAGGATCATTCTCACATTgagtatctagcctagttttatgctacgtgaataaggagggggggggggtttgagtataatgaaaacacttttaagaaaaacaactaaggaacaattcaaatttaaatattgaaatcaatcaaaagaacaaaccttggtctaagtcaacatccactATCGGAATTTTATAACTAATCATCaatgcaagtatatatcaattcacactttaAATATTCACCAGTGGGACTATTTTCCTATTTCTCCTTAGTCgcagttaattagaaaacaagcaatCTAATTAACCCTAACTgctaaacaacccaagacaagcgctaaaggtttaatctagtagcagccTTACGAATTAGAGATATTGgtgaaactaaacaacacaagcacaagcagttgtattt
The DNA window shown above is from Quercus lobata isolate SW786 chromosome 7, ValleyOak3.0 Primary Assembly, whole genome shotgun sequence and carries:
- the LOC115951769 gene encoding uncharacterized protein LOC115951769 is translated as MEQLTRSWNNLSLSEKEWNGFILPEDHRRGEFLVAAKFFTSRFLQTEEVARTFRQLWRTTNGFRIRNQGNNIVLFMFDNLSDVDKILKSQPWNFDKHLIVMQRYTGDTPVQELEFKKIPFWVQVHDIPTSSQIRKVAKSLCDTMGDIQKSNGVVDEDGGSFFRVRVIIDITLPLCRGKLITLPSGEKRWVKFKYERLPSLCYWCGCLTHDDRDCDLWIQSTGTLALDKQQFTPSLRAPPYTLVGKNVIYVPGY